One Pseudomonadota bacterium genomic window, AAGGCGCGAGCGGTTCATTCGCTATGTTCTCTCAAAATCGCCGTGGCGCGGCCTGAGTTTCCGGGCAGCTTACCCACCGTCACGCGACGATAACAGCAACTGCGGAGCCACACCATAATTGCCCTGAGTGTGGCCGCCACTTGAGTGTGGCCGCCACTTGCAGCCTCTTCCATGAAAAGGCGCGCGGCTTCAGCCGGGCCCCGGCGATCCGCGCCTTATCGCTTGGCGCAGCCGTCTACGCAATCGCCGTGGGCGTTGAACGTCATCACCTGTTCGCTCAACGGTACATGCACCGGCACTCTCGAAGCGCGGATGAACATATCCGTTTTGCTGCCCGTGATGACGATGCCGTCTTTGGTGGCGACCTCGTTGGCGTGGCTGGCGATCACCGAGTTTGGCCGCACCAGTTCGTTGATGACGAACGCCGCTTCCTTCGGTCCAGTGGTGAACACATCGCCGATATTCATCACCACAAGCTGTGCACGATAATGCCGGCGCACCACGCTCTCCTGTTCCGCCGTAATGCCGGTATCGCCAGATAGATACGCGCTCAGCCCGTTCGAGAACGTCAGCACATAGCCGGTCGGCGGGCCGACATAGGCGCCAAGCCCGGCGGCAGACAGAAGCGCGCCAAGTTCACCGCCGATCATTGCCGGATTGACGGCGTTCGAATGGGCCGCCGGCACCGTGGTGATGGTGACCCCGCCAATCTGGCGCGCCCCGCCGAAGCGCGCCAGCAACGAATTCCCCGGATCGCCGCCAAGCGCCTGCAGTTTATTGGCGAAAAATTGGGGCATCTCGCTGCCGGTGACGATCTTGGCGTCCTTGAACAGCGCGATGTTGATCAGATTGGTATTGGGCAGCGCGCTAACCGATAGATCCGGTTCGCCGCAGCTCCCGGCATTGGGCGCCGGCTGATGCTTGTCGCCGACATGATCGCCGTGCATATGGCTCGCCAGGATCACATCGATCCGGCCGAGGCGCGGATCCTTCGGGCCAGCCACCGTACGGCCCGGGTCGTAGAGAATGCGCGTACCGTCCGGGTCCTCAAAGATCATCGCCCGGTCAAACTTGCAAAATTCTCCCTTTACCAACCCGAGCGGCGTCACCTTCACACCCTCCGCCGCCGTTGCCGGTGGAGTGAAACCGGCCACGGTCATCGCCAGCGCCGCTAAAAATGGAAATATGACGCGCATTGCCCGTCCTCCTCTGAATGGCTGCACCGGGTATCGTAGTCCGTTCCCGTATCGTAATCCGCCCACCCGTCAGTAACTCGGCTTGGCCGCGAATGGCGTGAGTTGGAGCTCGTGCGTCCAGCAGGAGCGGTCCTGGCTGTGCAGATAGTAATATGCTTCGGCGATCTTGACCGGGTTGAGCACCGCGTCTGGATTTTCCAGGGCGCGCGGCAGGGTCCTTGTGCCGGGCGAATCGATGAGGCCGTCGATCACCACATTGGCGACATGCACGCCATGCTCGGAATATTCCTCCGTCAGCACCTGGGCCAGCGCGCGCATCATGACGCGCGGGTAATAGAGCGATTCTCCGGTCATGCGTTTGCTGCCGCGCAGCGATTTGGCGTTGTTTGAAATCAGAAATGAGCCCGCGCCTTTATGACGCATCGCCGGCAGCGCTTGCTTGGCGACAAGAAAGAGCCCGCGATTGGCGACGTGATGGGCGGTATCAAACATCTCGACCGGTATATGTTCGAGCAGCTCCTTTTCCGGCGGTAGGTCGCGGCCCTCAAGATAGCCGGCGTTATAGACCACCACCTCCGGCTCGCCGGCCTCGCGCCGAGTGATGGCGAAGGCTGCCGCGATTGAATCTTCCGATGCCAGATCGAGCTCAACGATCATGCAATCGCCGCTCTGTTCACGGATCGCCGCCGCCAGCGGTACCGCATTGGCCTCGGCACGAGTGCTGAGCACGGTAAAAAAGCCCTCCGCGGCAAACTTCTGCGCCACCGCGCCGCCGACGCCCCAGCGCGCGCCGACCGGCAGGCCGCTATCGTCAAGTGCTCGGCCATGCGCAAGCAGCGTATTACGCCCATCCGATTGCCATTTAGACGTCGCGCCGATCACCATGGCGACCGGCTTGTTCTCGGCGTTTCGGCTCATGACATGCGCCAGCGGTCTTCCGGATAGAGCGGCAGGCGGCGGATGCGTTTGCCGGTCGCCGCAAAATATGCGTTGACCAGTGCCGGTGCGATGGGCGGGGTCGCCGGCTCACCGACGCCGCCCGGCGGCGCATCGCTGGCTACTATATGGACATCAATTTGAGGCATTTGGTGCATACGCAGCATGCGGTAATCGTGGAAATTGCTTTGTTGTACCCGCCCGTCCTTCAGTGTGATGCGGCCGTAAAGCGCCGCCGTCAAGCCGTAGACGATGCTGCCCTCGACCTGCGCGGTGACGGTGTCGGGATTGACCACCACGCCGCAATCGATGGCGCAGGTGACCCTGTGCACGCGCAGCTCTTCGCCCGGCGGTACGGAGATTTCCGCGACCTCGGCGACGATCGCCCCCATAGATTCGTGGAACGCGATGCCGCGGTGACGTCCCGCTGGCAGAGCCCGACCCCAGCCGGCGCGTTCGGCGGCGAGCTCGAGCACCGCCAGATGACGTGGCGCTTGGGCGAGCATGCGGGCGCGGAATTCGAGCGGGTCGCGCCCGGCCGCCGCTGCCAGTTCGTCGGCGAAGGCTTCCATGGCGAAGGCGGTGTGCGAGTTGCCCACCGAGCGCCAGAAGCCGGCGGCGAGCGGCGTCTCCACCTCGACGTAATCGATGCGCCGGTTTGGAATGGCGTAGGCCCGTCGCACGGCGCCGTCTATGGAGGTGATATCCACTTGGCCGTCCGGCACGGCGCCGGGAAAATAACGCCGGAGGATGGAAGGCCCCGCCAGGCGGTGGCTCCAGGCGGCGGTGTCGCCGGCGCTGTCCAAGCCCGCCCGGAGACGGTGATACATGCACGCCCGGAAGGTGCCGTGGCAGGTGTCGTCCTCGCGCGACCACACCACCTTGACCGGCGCGCCGAGGGCGCGCGCGAGATGCACCGCTTCGACAACGAAATCGATCTCCCCCCGTCGGCCGAAGCTGCCGCCGATCATCGTCGTGTGCACCTTCACCTGCGCCGGATCGAGCCCGGCAACCATGGCTGCGACGCGTTGCGTCAAAGTTTGTGCTTGGGTTGGCGCCCAGACTTCGCAAGAATCGGCACGCACGTCGGCCGTGCAACTCATCGGCTCCATCGGCGCATTGGCCAGATACGGCACTTCGTATTCCGCTTCGACGATCTCGGCCGCCGCTATCAGGGCGGCGTCGACATCGCCTTCGGATTCTGCCGTGAGCGCCGGCCCCTGGTCGGCAGCGGCGGCAAGGCGT contains:
- a CDS encoding MBL fold metallo-hydrolase translates to MTVAGFTPPATAAEGVKVTPLGLVKGEFCKFDRAMIFEDPDGTRILYDPGRTVAGPKDPRLGRIDVILASHMHGDHVGDKHQPAPNAGSCGEPDLSVSALPNTNLINIALFKDAKIVTGSEMPQFFANKLQALGGDPGNSLLARFGGARQIGGVTITTVPAAHSNAVNPAMIGGELGALLSAAGLGAYVGPPTGYVLTFSNGLSAYLSGDTGITAEQESVVRRHYRAQLVVMNIGDVFTTGPKEAAFVINELVRPNSVIASHANEVATKDGIVITGSKTDMFIRASRVPVHVPLSEQVMTFNAHGDCVDGCAKR
- a CDS encoding SDR family oxidoreductase gives rise to the protein MSRNAENKPVAMVIGATSKWQSDGRNTLLAHGRALDDSGLPVGARWGVGGAVAQKFAAEGFFTVLSTRAEANAVPLAAAIREQSGDCMIVELDLASEDSIAAAFAITRREAGEPEVVVYNAGYLEGRDLPPEKELLEHIPVEMFDTAHHVANRGLFLVAKQALPAMRHKGAGSFLISNNAKSLRGSKRMTGESLYYPRVMMRALAQVLTEEYSEHGVHVANVVIDGLIDSPGTRTLPRALENPDAVLNPVKIAEAYYYLHSQDRSCWTHELQLTPFAAKPSY
- a CDS encoding molybdopterin-dependent oxidoreductase, producing MARRSRRQKFFRLIGTPQKRVDTPAKVNGSAEYSMDVRRPGMLTAMIRRSPVQGGTARSFDAEAALAIPGVRHVLQIESGIAVAADDTWAAKRGVDALEVTWDEGPNATIDSEEISRRLAAAADQGPALTAESEGDVDAALIAAAEIVEAEYEVPYLANAPMEPMSCTADVRADSCEVWAPTQAQTLTQRVAAMVAGLDPAQVKVHTTMIGGSFGRRGEIDFVVEAVHLARALGAPVKVVWSREDDTCHGTFRACMYHRLRAGLDSAGDTAAWSHRLAGPSILRRYFPGAVPDGQVDITSIDGAVRRAYAIPNRRIDYVEVETPLAAGFWRSVGNSHTAFAMEAFADELAAAAGRDPLEFRARMLAQAPRHLAVLELAAERAGWGRALPAGRHRGIAFHESMGAIVAEVAEISVPPGEELRVHRVTCAIDCGVVVNPDTVTAQVEGSIVYGLTAALYGRITLKDGRVQQSNFHDYRMLRMHQMPQIDVHIVASDAPPGGVGEPATPPIAPALVNAYFAATGKRIRRLPLYPEDRWRMS